One Paraglaciecola mesophila genomic region harbors:
- a CDS encoding Ig-like domain-containing protein, protein MSIRLPKYIVWLALFALTSCGGGVSGDNGDDPFGSGGDAGSDTSNYTLALSTFDDQCSTPTQSFTSGQVACIEATLLQDGNPVQGEIVTFSGSLGTLSSTTKLTDSQGVAQITISSENTEIGAAELSATYEDTSATQNYEYLSTTTTASETAVVSMAMLNNGQVVNRFQADTEVQLQTQILDENADPVAGVIVTFSAQRGTLNTDSALTDSNGVAQVTLSATDTDIGAGVATAIAVVDDVDLASSLNYEIQAAGAISEQVIRLGYFDEDGVFVENQLGVSTRNTDGDVEISAGGTLGLSIALVDENDQRILSQTPVTFSSNCVADGFATIDTLVNTINGVANATFEDQSCAGGDGNSDSIVASVVVNNATLSVSQTISIQAESIGSLAFVSAEPSSLVLRGTGGQNSSSVSTLVFQVNGALGNPLAQQEVAFSLNTQTGGLTLSSTTGLTNSQGQVSTRVTAGDVPTSVRVTAQVETESGDTIITQSDLLSVSTGLPDQNSMTISADNRNPEAFDINEQQVNLTVRLADTFNNPVPDGTAVSFSTEGGSIDGSCTTLSGACSVTWVSANPTVPDHRITILATAIGHETLFDSNGNNIYDDADGLGFNDGTDSGFGTSLYGQTGFVDMREAWRDDNENNIWDNGEIFLDYDSDEEFDGPDGLFNGPQCSGETCGVDEASTIHVRRALVLVTSSSAAQIDILNNSAAIIASNYQGTTGSSTIPRNATQSFTLVFADTARQPIASGSTIVVSTSAGQLSGQTNLTMPSTAVNAESRATFTLENDVTETTQATLSVVITSPSGIESATSAIVTLN, encoded by the coding sequence ATGAGTATTAGGTTACCGAAGTACATAGTATGGCTAGCGCTTTTTGCGTTAACCAGTTGTGGTGGTGGGGTGTCTGGTGACAATGGTGATGACCCATTTGGCTCAGGCGGTGATGCAGGCAGTGACACATCTAACTATACCCTAGCTCTATCTACGTTCGATGACCAATGCTCAACTCCTACTCAAAGCTTCACCTCGGGTCAAGTAGCCTGCATCGAAGCCACATTGTTACAAGACGGTAACCCAGTACAAGGTGAAATAGTGACCTTTAGCGGCTCATTAGGGACGCTGTCGAGCACCACTAAATTGACCGATAGCCAAGGTGTCGCTCAGATTACTATCTCTAGCGAGAACACTGAAATCGGTGCTGCTGAGTTAAGTGCCACCTATGAGGATACAAGTGCTACGCAAAACTATGAGTACTTAAGCACCACAACCACCGCCAGTGAAACAGCCGTGGTGAGTATGGCTATGCTTAATAATGGACAAGTAGTCAACCGCTTTCAGGCCGATACCGAAGTGCAATTGCAGACGCAAATCCTAGATGAAAATGCTGACCCTGTTGCCGGTGTTATTGTGACCTTCAGTGCACAGCGTGGCACTTTAAATACAGATTCAGCTTTAACCGATAGCAATGGTGTCGCTCAGGTCACGTTATCAGCCACTGACACAGATATTGGCGCTGGTGTGGCAACGGCCATAGCAGTCGTCGATGATGTAGATTTAGCTAGCTCACTTAACTATGAAATACAAGCCGCCGGTGCTATCAGTGAGCAAGTGATACGCTTGGGCTATTTCGATGAAGATGGCGTGTTCGTTGAAAATCAATTAGGTGTGAGTACCCGAAACACCGATGGCGATGTAGAGATCAGCGCTGGTGGTACTTTAGGTCTCTCAATTGCATTGGTGGATGAGAATGACCAGCGCATACTCAGCCAAACGCCAGTCACCTTTAGTTCTAATTGTGTCGCCGATGGCTTTGCCACCATTGATACCTTAGTCAACACAATTAACGGTGTGGCTAACGCTACTTTTGAAGACCAAAGCTGCGCAGGTGGAGATGGGAATAGCGATTCTATTGTCGCCTCCGTAGTGGTCAATAACGCAACGCTAAGCGTGTCTCAGACAATTTCAATTCAGGCTGAATCTATTGGTTCTTTGGCATTTGTGTCAGCAGAGCCTAGCTCTTTGGTGCTGCGCGGCACTGGTGGACAAAATAGCTCATCTGTTTCTACTTTGGTTTTTCAGGTCAACGGCGCGTTGGGCAACCCGCTGGCACAACAAGAAGTAGCCTTTAGCTTAAATACCCAAACCGGTGGTTTAACACTCTCTTCAACGACAGGCCTCACCAATTCACAGGGTCAAGTGAGTACTCGCGTGACTGCCGGTGATGTGCCTACTTCGGTGCGTGTAACAGCGCAAGTTGAGACAGAGTCCGGTGACACAATTATCACCCAATCTGATTTGCTATCGGTTAGTACTGGCTTGCCAGATCAAAACAGCATGACCATCTCAGCTGACAACCGCAACCCAGAAGCGTTTGATATCAACGAGCAGCAAGTAAACCTAACCGTCCGCTTGGCTGATACGTTTAATAATCCAGTACCTGATGGGACCGCTGTCAGCTTTTCAACGGAAGGTGGGTCTATCGACGGCAGTTGTACTACGCTATCTGGAGCGTGTTCTGTCACTTGGGTGAGTGCTAATCCCACAGTACCGGATCATCGCATTACGATATTAGCCACGGCGATTGGTCATGAAACCTTGTTCGACAGTAACGGTAACAACATTTACGACGATGCAGATGGTTTGGGTTTTAACGATGGCACTGATAGTGGTTTCGGCACAAGCTTATACGGCCAAACTGGCTTTGTGGATATGAGAGAAGCATGGCGGGATGACAATGAAAATAATATCTGGGACAACGGAGAAATCTTCCTAGATTACGATAGTGACGAAGAATTCGATGGTCCAGATGGCCTTTTTAACGGCCCACAATGTTCTGGCGAGACTTGCGGCGTAGATGAAGCCAGTACCATTCATGTGCGCCGCGCCTTAGTTTTGGTGACGTCTAGCTCGGCTGCACAGATTGATATTCTTAATAATAGTGCTGCCATCATCGCCAGTAATTATCAAGGAACGACAGGTTCATCAACAATCCCTAGAAACGCCACTCAAAGCTTTACCTTGGTTTTCGCTGATACCGCACGCCAGCCTATTGCAAGCGGCTCAACGATAGTCGTTAGTACTAGCGCTGGTCAACTGAGCGGTCAAACAAACTTAACCATGCCAAGTACAGCGGTGAACGCCGAATCACGTGCCACTTTCACGCTAGAGAACGATGTGACTGAAACCACACAAGCGACATTGAGTGTGGTGATCACCTCACCTAGCGGGATCGAATCGGCAACAAGTGCAATAGTGACTTTGAACTAA
- a CDS encoding YhdP family protein: protein MKSGSYYAAYIIKKLWSCAAIILVLVAVAISVVRYTLPYMDGHKHRIEQWVESQYGVEINIGNITAQWKGAGPAIVLEDLQLVQNSQSPLSLDIDKTVIELDFWDSVLARQIRSQRFDLNGLNLKVDLTLMNREGSDFPVVSALKQLFLEQLQSFSVSNSQFEITTSHDQQVVLVNQLLWSNKGRHHQGVGELQVEELASNSASFTLDLRGDKDSLNGTFYAKAHEVELSPWINQWLETRYELVESRGNFVVWASIEDGDIKNAQLDLADSRFVWQKEDAQITAAILGGQLNAEPSKDGWIFNLYDLGLQANDRSQTSNWYGEINHKGQVHIQNADRVDLSAITPLLPLALNPVDFNVLQGLAPRATLNKLNIQFDKTDTYAQVNVSHIGWQQSANIPGVDNLELNVNWHNDQGRVQISGRNSQWKVDSIVDRNIEFQTVNVDMYIQSLAQGVEIYAPQIALKSDWLNIAQHMRYNTKTGFLALNGTIGELDVAHVNTLFPGDLMGKDTKGYLQRALKGGQVKGVNILWNGQLDQFPFASNQGVFQISVGVEDAQFEFASDWPQLSELEIDLLFENQGLFMQAHSGKLLDVNLSDLSADIPTLAAGAVLSIDAKGAALGAQVNRLMKSSSLADSLGKVLDEVQVSDALNVDLNLVIPLSGNDVVASGVVHLADNQVYVPRVDMHLQHAKGQVAFSNEVVDMSGLQAQLFNQPIEVDFRGRQRNEGYLANIDLKGDWKIKPLVERFVPSLASYVDGVSPWHTNVKLTLPKDGFSYTANLYTSLTGVGSQLPQPLNKTVNQNKPLSLDVSGDETASTVSLKMGSQVKFDGVLPYETMQFSRAHLAIGEALDMPMGLGFSVAMNLPYVNIDNWYQAISSLLHDLTDDESDIPSEQDKKPFIGEPQRIFLNADSATVASQQLTGLEAVTKNTSDSWQINVNAKQVRANVSLYKDWLARGINISADYLDLAGWEKKEGKAIEFLPKLETLPPVEFLCERCRFEDKDLGRVDFKLSRAANGMHIDSLRLNNDHGLLYASGDWLFNQNGSHTKIEGEFSSSDFGLFLKGFNFDSGIKDSKASAKFNLDWQRAPFEFDYATLNGNVDWRLSDGYLTEVTDKGSRIFSLLSLESLVRKLRLDFRDVFAQGFFYDKMKGSFQVAQGTVDTRDTVVDGGAGEITMQGYTNLNTREVNYNISFAPKVTSSLPLIVAYMVNPATALAALALDQVLTSAKVISNIKFSLTGTLDDPKLEELERDSKEISLPAQTNPAPVGAPNAGLAIDPIGHNTDISFPQDIDKERLALEVSDG, encoded by the coding sequence GTGAAGTCAGGCTCTTATTATGCCGCTTACATTATCAAAAAACTATGGTCTTGCGCCGCTATTATATTGGTGCTGGTGGCTGTGGCAATCAGTGTTGTGCGCTACACCTTGCCCTACATGGATGGGCACAAACATCGAATAGAGCAATGGGTTGAGAGCCAGTATGGTGTTGAAATTAACATTGGTAACATCACCGCTCAATGGAAAGGTGCGGGGCCTGCAATTGTTCTTGAAGACTTGCAGCTGGTACAAAATTCCCAATCCCCTCTTAGTTTAGATATCGACAAAACCGTCATTGAGCTGGATTTTTGGGATTCGGTGTTGGCGCGTCAAATTCGCTCACAACGCTTTGATTTAAATGGCCTGAACCTGAAAGTCGATTTGACATTAATGAATCGAGAGGGCAGCGACTTTCCTGTTGTTTCAGCTTTAAAGCAGTTGTTTTTAGAGCAGTTGCAATCTTTTTCGGTGAGTAACAGCCAGTTCGAAATCACGACCTCCCATGATCAACAAGTAGTGTTAGTTAACCAATTACTGTGGAGTAACAAGGGGCGTCATCACCAAGGAGTAGGCGAACTGCAGGTAGAAGAGCTAGCCAGTAACTCTGCGTCTTTTACCTTGGATCTGCGCGGTGACAAAGATTCGTTAAACGGCACTTTTTATGCCAAAGCACATGAAGTAGAGCTGTCGCCATGGATTAATCAGTGGTTGGAGACACGGTATGAATTAGTCGAAAGCCGTGGAAACTTTGTGGTGTGGGCAAGTATTGAAGACGGTGATATTAAAAATGCCCAACTGGATTTAGCCGACAGTCGGTTTGTGTGGCAAAAAGAAGATGCACAAATCACGGCGGCTATTTTAGGTGGCCAACTTAATGCTGAGCCAAGCAAAGACGGTTGGATATTCAACTTGTACGATCTTGGCTTACAGGCTAACGACCGCTCGCAAACGTCCAACTGGTATGGTGAAATAAATCATAAAGGACAGGTGCATATACAAAATGCCGACCGTGTTGATTTATCTGCGATCACACCGCTTTTACCACTGGCGTTAAACCCCGTTGATTTCAATGTGCTACAAGGGCTTGCCCCACGCGCCACATTGAACAAACTCAATATCCAATTCGATAAAACCGATACCTATGCCCAAGTCAATGTGAGCCATATTGGCTGGCAACAAAGTGCAAACATACCGGGTGTGGATAACCTTGAGCTGAATGTAAACTGGCACAATGATCAAGGCCGGGTGCAAATTAGTGGCCGCAATTCCCAGTGGAAAGTCGACAGCATAGTTGATCGAAATATTGAGTTTCAAACTGTCAATGTTGATATGTATATTCAATCTCTTGCACAAGGGGTCGAAATATATGCACCTCAAATAGCATTGAAAAGTGACTGGTTAAACATAGCTCAGCATATGCGCTACAACACTAAAACCGGATTTCTTGCCCTTAATGGCACCATAGGCGAGTTAGATGTAGCGCACGTGAATACGCTCTTTCCTGGAGACCTGATGGGCAAAGATACCAAAGGGTATTTGCAAAGAGCCCTCAAAGGCGGTCAGGTTAAAGGAGTCAATATTCTCTGGAACGGACAGTTAGATCAGTTCCCCTTTGCAAGTAACCAAGGGGTGTTTCAAATTTCAGTTGGGGTTGAAGACGCACAGTTTGAATTTGCCTCTGATTGGCCGCAACTCAGCGAGTTGGAAATTGATTTATTGTTTGAAAACCAAGGTCTGTTCATGCAAGCCCACTCAGGTAAATTACTCGATGTTAATTTGTCTGATTTATCAGCGGACATCCCGACTTTAGCTGCTGGGGCTGTGCTTAGCATAGACGCTAAGGGTGCCGCTCTAGGTGCGCAAGTGAACAGGTTAATGAAAAGCAGCAGCTTGGCGGATAGCTTAGGGAAGGTGCTGGATGAAGTACAGGTCAGTGATGCACTTAACGTAGATTTGAATCTCGTCATTCCTTTATCAGGCAATGACGTAGTAGCAAGTGGGGTGGTGCATTTAGCAGACAATCAAGTTTATGTGCCACGGGTTGATATGCATTTGCAGCACGCAAAGGGGCAAGTGGCGTTTAGTAACGAAGTGGTTGATATGAGTGGCCTGCAAGCGCAACTTTTCAACCAGCCGATCGAAGTTGATTTTAGGGGACGCCAACGTAACGAGGGTTATCTAGCCAACATCGATTTAAAGGGTGATTGGAAAATTAAACCTCTTGTGGAACGCTTTGTACCTAGTTTGGCTAGCTATGTTGACGGCGTATCTCCTTGGCATACCAACGTAAAGCTGACGTTGCCGAAAGACGGTTTTAGCTATACAGCCAATTTGTACACCAGCTTGACCGGAGTAGGCTCACAGCTGCCTCAACCACTTAACAAAACTGTTAATCAAAATAAACCCCTGAGTTTAGATGTGTCTGGTGATGAGACTGCATCAACGGTCAGTTTGAAAATGGGTTCGCAGGTTAAATTTGATGGCGTACTGCCTTATGAAACTATGCAGTTTTCTCGGGCACATCTGGCCATAGGCGAAGCGCTGGATATGCCTATGGGGTTAGGTTTTAGCGTAGCGATGAACCTCCCCTACGTGAATATAGACAACTGGTATCAGGCTATTTCCTCTTTACTGCATGATTTAACTGACGACGAGTCGGATATACCTTCTGAGCAAGACAAAAAGCCCTTTATCGGTGAGCCTCAACGTATTTTCTTAAATGCTGATAGCGCCACAGTTGCCTCTCAGCAACTAACAGGTTTAGAAGCGGTCACCAAAAACACCAGTGATAGCTGGCAAATCAATGTGAACGCCAAGCAGGTTAGGGCGAATGTCTCCTTGTATAAAGATTGGTTAGCTAGGGGGATTAATATCTCTGCGGATTACCTTGATCTAGCTGGATGGGAGAAAAAGGAAGGTAAAGCGATAGAATTTTTACCTAAGCTTGAAACCTTACCCCCAGTTGAATTTTTATGTGAGCGTTGTCGTTTTGAGGATAAGGATTTAGGTCGAGTGGACTTTAAACTATCCCGGGCAGCAAACGGAATGCATATTGATTCACTGCGCTTAAATAACGACCATGGTCTCTTGTACGCCAGTGGCGATTGGTTATTTAACCAAAACGGCAGTCACACTAAAATAGAAGGTGAGTTTAGTAGTTCAGACTTCGGTTTATTTTTAAAGGGATTTAATTTTGACTCAGGCATCAAAGATTCAAAAGCTTCAGCCAAATTTAACTTAGATTGGCAGCGCGCACCGTTTGAGTTCGACTATGCGACGTTAAATGGCAACGTTGATTGGCGACTCAGTGACGGTTATTTAACCGAGGTCACCGATAAAGGCTCACGTATTTTTAGCTTGCTTAGTTTAGAGTCGCTGGTGCGTAAACTACGTTTAGATTTTCGTGATGTATTCGCTCAAGGTTTTTTCTACGACAAAATGAAAGGGAGTTTTCAGGTTGCACAGGGTACGGTGGACACTCGTGATACGGTAGTGGATGGTGGCGCTGGTGAGATCACCATGCAAGGTTACACTAATTTGAACACCCGAGAAGTGAATTACAATATTTCCTTTGCGCCTAAAGTGACATCCAGTTTACCCCTTATCGTCGCTTACATGGTTAACCCAGCGACGGCATTGGCAGCGTTAGCATTAGATCAGGTACTCACGTCAGCTAAAGTCATTTCTAATATCAAGTTTTCGTTAACGGGCACCTTAGATGACCCTAAATTAGAAGAACTTGAGCGTGACAGTAAAGAAATTAGCTTACCAGCACAAACCAACCCTGCGCCTGTTGGTGCGCCTAATGCTGGGCTTGCAATCGATCCGATTGGCCACAATACAGATATAAGTTTTCCACAAGATATAGACAAAGAGCGCTTAGCGCTGGAGGTATCAGATGGCTAA
- the tldD gene encoding metalloprotease TldD, with protein MSNLVEQNLLTAANLDRGHLANALDAIYQHDNDFADLYFQASQHETWVLEDGIIKDGSYNVERGVGVRAVSGEKTGFAYSDDINPEALMQAATASRNIANAGGKHKVNGLKSIKVDAKYHADNPILGMQDEEKIALLRAVDSYIRQQETALSQVVVSISGVYEEVLIAATDGTFCTDIRPLVRLNCSVLMEKDARRERGSSGAGGRYAYEYFLTQEDGRPLYEKIADEAIHMARVNMRAVAAPAGQMPVVLGSGWPGVLLHEAVGHGLEGDFNRKGASTFSGRMGQQVASEGCTIVDDGTLANRRGSLSVDDEGTPSQYNVLIKDGILTGYMQDKLNARLMGVKPTGNGRRESYAHLPMPRMTNTYMLGGQYAPDEIISTIKNGIYAPNFGGGQVDITSGKFVFSTSEAYLIENGKVTKPIKGATLIGNGPEAMQKVSMVGNDLALDKGVGVCGKDGQSVPVGVGQPTLKVDELTVGGTA; from the coding sequence TTGTCTAATCTGGTTGAACAAAACCTGCTTACTGCCGCTAATCTCGACAGAGGTCATCTGGCCAATGCGTTAGATGCCATTTATCAACATGATAATGACTTTGCTGATCTGTATTTTCAAGCAAGCCAGCATGAAACCTGGGTGTTAGAAGATGGCATCATCAAAGACGGCAGTTATAACGTCGAACGCGGTGTGGGTGTACGTGCCGTTAGCGGTGAAAAAACCGGTTTTGCTTACTCAGATGACATTAACCCTGAGGCATTGATGCAAGCGGCTACAGCCTCGCGCAATATTGCAAACGCGGGTGGTAAGCATAAAGTTAATGGCCTTAAAAGTATAAAGGTCGACGCTAAATATCATGCTGACAACCCGATTTTGGGTATGCAAGATGAAGAAAAAATAGCGCTATTGCGTGCAGTAGATAGCTATATTCGCCAGCAAGAAACTGCACTTAGCCAAGTTGTGGTAAGTATTAGTGGCGTCTATGAAGAAGTATTGATCGCCGCCACTGATGGCACTTTCTGTACAGATATTCGCCCTTTAGTTCGATTAAATTGTTCTGTGTTGATGGAAAAAGACGCTCGTCGCGAACGAGGTAGTTCAGGGGCTGGTGGTCGCTATGCTTATGAGTATTTCCTTACGCAAGAAGACGGGCGCCCTCTGTACGAGAAAATTGCAGATGAAGCCATTCATATGGCACGTGTGAATATGCGTGCGGTGGCTGCCCCTGCTGGACAAATGCCAGTGGTATTGGGCAGTGGTTGGCCGGGTGTATTGCTTCACGAGGCAGTAGGCCATGGCTTAGAGGGGGACTTTAATCGCAAAGGGGCATCTACTTTTAGCGGGCGTATGGGTCAACAAGTGGCATCTGAAGGTTGCACTATTGTGGATGATGGCACACTGGCGAACCGTCGTGGGTCGTTGTCGGTCGATGATGAAGGCACACCGAGCCAATACAATGTATTGATTAAAGACGGCATTCTAACCGGTTACATGCAAGATAAGTTAAATGCACGTTTAATGGGTGTTAAGCCAACGGGTAACGGGCGTCGTGAGTCTTATGCACATTTACCTATGCCGCGTATGACTAATACTTACATGCTAGGGGGGCAGTATGCGCCAGATGAAATTATATCGACTATCAAAAACGGTATTTATGCCCCTAACTTTGGTGGCGGTCAAGTAGACATCACCTCGGGTAAGTTTGTATTTTCTACCTCGGAAGCCTATTTAATTGAAAATGGTAAGGTGACTAAACCGATTAAGGGTGCAACGCTTATTGGAAATGGTCCAGAAGCCATGCAGAAGGTCTCTATGGTGGGCAATGACTTAGCATTAGATAAAGGTGTAGGGGTTTGTGGTAAAGACGGTCAGAGTGTGCCGGTGGGCGTAGGTCAGCCGACACTCAAAGTGGATGAGCTTACCGTTGGCGGCACAGCCTAG
- a CDS encoding carbon-nitrogen hydrolase family protein, which produces MANLIALQMTSTPEVTENLDYVEQQLAKLTVNEPTLVVLPECFACFGAGDKVLLSIAEALGEGPIQSRLMRMAKQYGVWLVAGSMPLRTTVPDKFTASCLLINDAGERVTEYQKIHLFDVQVADNTKTYCESKYTQAGSTLVSVKDTPFGHLGLAICYDVRFPGLFQAMAEHQALDVIALPAAFTQKTGEAHWQALIKARAIENQCYLVAAGQTGIHANQRQTHGHSCIISPWGETLAEIPQSVGAIDAQLDPTIVNRIRRDMPVYSHNKFRSYLV; this is translated from the coding sequence ATGGCTAATCTTATTGCCCTACAAATGACGTCTACACCTGAGGTGACAGAAAATCTCGATTATGTTGAGCAGCAATTGGCTAAACTCACAGTCAACGAGCCCACCTTAGTGGTGTTGCCTGAATGTTTTGCTTGCTTTGGGGCTGGCGATAAGGTTTTACTGAGTATTGCTGAGGCTTTGGGCGAAGGGCCCATCCAGTCGCGTTTAATGCGTATGGCAAAGCAATATGGCGTATGGTTAGTGGCAGGTAGCATGCCGCTTCGAACCACTGTTCCTGACAAATTTACCGCGTCGTGTTTGCTGATAAATGATGCAGGTGAACGGGTGACTGAATATCAGAAAATACATTTGTTTGATGTGCAAGTAGCAGATAACACTAAGACCTATTGTGAGTCTAAGTACACCCAAGCGGGTAGTACATTGGTCAGTGTGAAAGACACACCATTTGGGCATTTAGGCTTAGCTATTTGTTATGATGTTCGCTTTCCTGGGTTATTTCAGGCCATGGCTGAACACCAAGCATTGGATGTAATAGCGCTGCCGGCTGCCTTTACCCAAAAAACCGGTGAAGCCCATTGGCAGGCGTTAATAAAAGCGCGGGCAATTGAAAATCAGTGCTATTTAGTGGCAGCGGGGCAAACTGGTATTCACGCCAATCAGAGACAAACCCATGGTCATTCCTGTATTATTTCACCTTGGGGTGAAACCTTAGCTGAAATACCACAGTCGGTAGGCGCGATCGACGCCCAGCTAGACCCAACCATAGTTAATCGAATTCGCCGGGATATGCCGGTCTATTCCCATAATAAATTCAGGAGTTACCTTGTCTAA